A single region of the Desulfonatronovibrio hydrogenovorans DSM 9292 genome encodes:
- the gap gene encoding type I glyceraldehyde-3-phosphate dehydrogenase, with protein sequence MAVKVGMNGFGRIGRYMARLLAGRQDIDLVVVNARADNEQLAHLLQYDSVHGVFPGEVEPHDQGFRVNGQQVTVTRKAPGEWTWADHGVDLVLETTGKFTDRQSCEKHLQCGAKKVLISAPGKNPDATIVMGVNDSSLKPEHKIVSNASCTTNCLAPVARVIFDNFGFKHGLMTTIHAYTMSQRILDGTHKDIRRARAAAMSMIPTTTGAAKAVTQVIPELEGKLDGMAVRVPTPNVSLVDLVVEVEKATSPEEVNASLKAAAEGVMKGPLGYTERPLVSVDFNGSIHGGVVDALSTSVMGGTMVKLIVWYDNEAGFCNQLLRLLDKVRTDL encoded by the coding sequence ATGGCCGTTAAGGTTGGAATGAATGGTTTTGGCAGGATCGGCAGATATATGGCCAGGCTCCTGGCCGGGCGCCAGGACATTGATCTGGTTGTGGTCAATGCCCGGGCTGACAATGAGCAGCTGGCCCATCTTCTGCAATACGATTCAGTGCACGGGGTCTTTCCCGGTGAGGTGGAGCCCCATGACCAGGGTTTCAGGGTCAACGGCCAGCAGGTTACTGTCACTAGAAAGGCTCCGGGCGAGTGGACATGGGCTGATCATGGCGTGGATCTGGTCCTGGAGACTACAGGCAAGTTCACTGATCGCCAGAGCTGTGAAAAGCACCTCCAGTGCGGAGCTAAAAAGGTGCTTATCAGTGCTCCGGGCAAGAATCCGGATGCCACCATTGTCATGGGCGTCAATGACTCAAGCCTTAAGCCGGAGCACAAAATAGTCTCCAATGCTTCCTGCACCACCAACTGCCTGGCCCCGGTGGCCAGGGTGATTTTTGATAATTTCGGCTTCAAGCACGGTCTCATGACCACCATTCATGCCTACACCATGAGCCAGAGGATTCTGGACGGGACCCACAAAGACATCCGCAGGGCCAGGGCTGCAGCCATGTCCATGATTCCCACCACCACCGGAGCAGCCAAGGCAGTGACTCAGGTCATTCCGGAGCTTGAAGGAAAGCTGGATGGCATGGCCGTCCGGGTCCCCACCCCCAATGTGTCCCTGGTGGATCTGGTGGTGGAAGTGGAAAAGGCCACCAGTCCGGAAGAAGTCAATGCATCCCTGAAGGCTGCGGCTGAAGGGGTCATGAAAGGCCCCTTGGGGTATACCGAAAGGCCTCTGGTTTCTGTGGATTTTAACGGCAGTATACACGGAGGCGTGGTGGACGCTCTGTCCACTTCGGTCATGGGCGGGACAATGGTCAAGCTCATAGTCTGGTATGACAACGAGGCTGGATTCTGCAACCAGCTTCTCAGACTTCTGGACAAGGTCAGGACAGACCTTTAG
- a CDS encoding TAXI family TRAP transporter solute-binding subunit gives MKRGSVIFLLAGFLAVFFCLSFDDEADAQRRAFLAFGGGPTGGTFNYFANGMAIYLGRHIPNLEMSSEGSGGSGENLRRLNAGQIDYGIVYSGDAFLGRLGLLPNDDRKYENVRSVGYLYGAPAQLVVRARDEIGSAKDLVGKRIAVGNVGSGAALSAERFFRHIGIWDDIRPQFLGYSPAASAFRDGNIDAFWVLVGYPNASVIEAATQTNINLVNLHKDALETGFYDEYPFYTKVTIPGGTYRGMEQEVDTFQDSTFWCASAGVDEEIVYQSVKTIYSEAGLQHMRTAHGAAREMSIENGIMGASVPLHPGAYRFWKEQGLEIPDDLKP, from the coding sequence ATGAAGAGAGGGAGTGTAATTTTTTTGCTGGCCGGATTTCTGGCCGTGTTTTTCTGCCTGAGTTTTGATGATGAGGCCGATGCCCAGCGCCGGGCATTTCTGGCCTTTGGAGGAGGCCCCACAGGCGGCACGTTTAATTATTTTGCCAATGGCATGGCCATCTATCTGGGCAGGCATATTCCCAACCTTGAGATGTCCTCTGAAGGTTCCGGCGGTTCAGGTGAGAACCTGAGAAGGCTCAATGCCGGTCAGATTGATTACGGTATTGTCTATTCCGGGGATGCCTTTCTCGGAAGGCTGGGCCTGCTTCCCAATGATGACCGGAAGTATGAGAATGTCAGGAGTGTGGGCTATCTTTACGGAGCACCGGCCCAGCTGGTGGTCCGGGCCAGGGATGAGATCGGTTCAGCCAAGGATCTGGTAGGCAAGAGAATTGCGGTGGGCAATGTCGGGTCAGGGGCTGCCCTTTCGGCTGAAAGATTTTTCCGGCACATTGGGATCTGGGATGACATCCGTCCCCAGTTTCTTGGTTATTCTCCAGCGGCATCAGCTTTTAGAGATGGCAACATTGATGCGTTCTGGGTCCTGGTGGGCTACCCCAATGCATCGGTAATCGAGGCAGCCACCCAGACAAATATCAATCTGGTCAACCTGCATAAGGATGCTCTTGAGACCGGATTTTACGATGAATATCCCTTTTACACCAAGGTGACCATCCCAGGCGGGACCTATCGGGGCATGGAGCAGGAGGTGGATACTTTCCAGGATTCAACTTTCTGGTGTGCTTCAGCCGGTGTTGACGAGGAAATCGTATACCAGTCGGTCAAGACCATCTATTCTGAGGCCGGCCTACAGCACATGCGCACTGCGCACGGCGCTGCCAGGGAGATGAGCATTGAAAACGGAATCATGGGGGCATCAGTTCCCCTCCATCCCGGGGCCTACCGTTTCTGGAAGGAGCAGGGGCTGGAAATCCCTGATGATCTTAAACCGTAA
- a CDS encoding TRAP transporter permease has product MSVVKEVDIEKNEELKKIQAKDSKFGRRLSPFWFTFVSILGVAMVLFYMYSAGVQPFSDQYHRGVYVLLTYVMIFISFPFWSRSNHSRPTVVDVGLALTSVFVVGYWILEFENLAYRMGAENQMDIWVSMVGIAISLEVSRRVLGWSITIGGLLFLVYGYFGPYMPGIIAHRGFDIERLATFLYLTQDGVFGIMCNVLVTYVIIFIFFGAFLQQSGVGRFFIDWPLALAGKSIGGPAKVSVVASGFFGSVSGSAIANTVSTGSFTIPLMKRAGFRPHVAGAIEPAASIGGMFMPPIMGAGGFLMAEMTNTPYVTIMAIAIFPALLYFLSVFVMIHFEAKKLNIRGMDLEDQPRAMEVFKQHWFKAMPLVIIVILMLFGYSPGMAAFWATLSCIVISWVDKEYRMGPKEIWRAMVVGSRNTMVIGATVGVIGIIVGTISLSGIGLKFSDLIISLSGGNLLIAIILIAFASLVLGMGVPVTASYLIVAVLAVPALHELGVSLIAAHMIVYWFSQNSNVTPPVCVAAYAGAAIAGSDPWKTGWTALKFSKLIYVVPFLFAYEPAMVLDGSFQEIAMVYFAATIGTIAFSAWSMFYLLRKTTIMEWIIFGVGTYLCFSPDLVKDIVGISLVSLVILNQYRKNKRDLQKIAPFAAS; this is encoded by the coding sequence ATGTCCGTTGTGAAAGAAGTTGATATTGAAAAAAATGAAGAGCTGAAAAAAATCCAGGCCAAGGACTCCAAATTCGGCCGGAGGCTTTCGCCTTTCTGGTTTACTTTTGTCTCCATCCTGGGCGTGGCCATGGTCCTTTTTTACATGTATTCGGCCGGGGTTCAGCCCTTCAGTGATCAATATCACCGCGGCGTCTACGTGCTGCTGACCTATGTGATGATCTTCATCTCTTTTCCCTTCTGGTCCAGGTCCAATCATAGCCGACCCACTGTGGTCGATGTTGGTCTGGCTTTGACCTCGGTCTTTGTTGTGGGCTACTGGATACTGGAGTTTGAAAACCTGGCTTACCGCATGGGGGCTGAAAACCAGATGGACATCTGGGTGAGTATGGTGGGCATTGCCATCTCGCTGGAGGTGAGCCGCAGAGTGCTGGGCTGGTCCATTACCATTGGTGGGCTGCTCTTTCTTGTCTACGGATATTTTGGTCCTTACATGCCCGGCATCATTGCCCACAGGGGATTTGACATTGAAAGGCTGGCCACCTTTCTCTACCTGACTCAGGACGGCGTGTTCGGAATCATGTGTAATGTTCTGGTCACCTACGTTATTATCTTTATTTTTTTCGGGGCCTTTCTTCAGCAGTCCGGTGTGGGCAGGTTCTTTATTGACTGGCCCCTGGCCCTGGCCGGGAAGAGCATCGGCGGTCCGGCCAAGGTTTCTGTTGTGGCCTCAGGCTTTTTTGGGTCGGTTTCCGGCTCAGCCATTGCCAATACCGTATCCACGGGGTCATTCACCATTCCGCTTATGAAAAGGGCCGGGTTCCGGCCTCATGTGGCCGGGGCCATTGAACCCGCTGCCTCCATCGGCGGCATGTTCATGCCCCCCATCATGGGGGCCGGCGGATTCTTGATGGCAGAAATGACCAATACCCCGTATGTGACCATCATGGCCATAGCCATTTTTCCGGCTCTGCTGTATTTTCTGTCTGTTTTCGTCATGATCCACTTTGAGGCCAAGAAGCTGAATATCCGGGGAATGGACCTGGAAGACCAGCCCAGGGCCATGGAGGTATTCAAGCAGCACTGGTTCAAGGCCATGCCCCTGGTGATCATCGTTATTTTAATGCTTTTCGGATATTCTCCTGGAATGGCCGCTTTCTGGGCAACCCTGTCCTGTATTGTGATCAGCTGGGTGGACAAGGAATACCGCATGGGGCCCAAGGAGATCTGGAGGGCCATGGTGGTGGGTTCAAGAAACACCATGGTCATCGGGGCCACCGTGGGGGTTATCGGGATAATCGTGGGCACCATATCCCTGAGCGGAATCGGGCTTAAGTTTTCCGACCTGATCATCTCCCTGTCCGGTGGAAACCTGCTCATAGCCATCATCCTCATTGCCTTTGCCTCCCTGGTCCTGGGCATGGGAGTGCCGGTCACAGCATCTTATCTTATTGTAGCAGTTCTGGCTGTTCCAGCCCTGCATGAGCTGGGGGTAAGTCTCATTGCCGCCCATATGATCGTTTACTGGTTCAGCCAGAATTCCAACGTCACTCCGCCGGTATGTGTTGCAGCCTATGCTGGAGCGGCCATTGCCGGATCTGATCCGTGGAAGACCGGGTGGACAGCCCTCAAATTCTCTAAGCTGATCTACGTAGTTCCCTTTTTGTTTGCCTATGAACCGGCCATGGTTCTGGACGGCTCCTTCCAGGAGATCGCCATGGTCTATTTCGCCGCCACCATCGGGACCATAGCTTTTTCAGCCTGGTCCATGTTCTATCTGTTGCGCAAGACAACCATCATGGAATGGATAATTTTCGGGGTGGGCACCTATCTGTGCTTCAGCCCGGATCTGGTCAAAGACATAGTGGGTATTTCCCTGGTCAGCCTGGTCATTCTGAACCAGTACAGGAAAAACAAGAGGGATCTGCAGAAAATCGCACCTTTTGCAGCTTCCTGA
- a CDS encoding 4Fe-4S dicluster domain-containing protein, giving the protein MIAYTIYLPQIKGLLRKWSQEFEIHVPTRAEGDFFEFRPWTQEVEIAWDYDLAYTTLKKFFLPPKEDILCFNMKDYSANPVINAPRQLLLGVHPYDIKAVNQLDQLMDMDSPDVNYRARRDNTLIFGLEPANVADTAFWSSMGAARVDFGFDLYWTRISPGAFFVQVGSAKGEEMIKLDGPIEKSSVAQKEAARRAHLKILAQAEKRTLKYDWNRVPDQVNKFFSNRTFWMERAKTCLSCGSCNLVCPTCYCFDIQEEADDLLKQGKRYRQWDGCMLTGFAEIAGGHNFRASAWERYRHRYMRKGKYIFDKLGELGCVGCGRCVRACTARIANPREVYNDIWEAIKNEI; this is encoded by the coding sequence ATGATTGCCTATACCATTTATTTGCCCCAGATCAAAGGCTTGCTGAGGAAGTGGAGCCAGGAGTTTGAGATCCATGTGCCCACCAGGGCGGAAGGGGATTTTTTTGAATTCAGACCCTGGACCCAAGAGGTGGAAATAGCCTGGGATTATGATCTGGCTTATACGACCTTGAAGAAGTTTTTTCTGCCGCCAAAGGAAGATATCCTTTGTTTCAACATGAAGGACTATTCGGCCAACCCGGTGATCAACGCTCCCAGGCAGCTCCTGCTGGGGGTCCATCCTTACGATATCAAGGCTGTGAATCAGCTGGATCAGCTTATGGATATGGACAGCCCTGATGTCAATTACAGGGCCAGAAGGGACAACACTCTGATCTTCGGACTTGAACCGGCCAATGTTGCAGACACGGCTTTCTGGTCCAGCATGGGAGCAGCCAGGGTGGATTTCGGGTTTGACCTCTACTGGACCCGGATCAGTCCCGGGGCCTTTTTTGTCCAGGTTGGTTCAGCCAAGGGCGAGGAAATGATCAAGCTGGACGGACCCATTGAAAAATCCAGCGTGGCCCAGAAGGAGGCGGCCAGGAGGGCCCATCTGAAGATCCTTGCCCAGGCCGAAAAAAGAACTTTGAAATATGACTGGAACCGGGTTCCGGATCAGGTCAATAAGTTTTTCAGCAACCGGACCTTCTGGATGGAAAGGGCCAAGACCTGCCTTTCGTGCGGGTCATGCAACCTGGTCTGTCCCACCTGTTACTGCTTTGATATCCAGGAGGAAGCCGATGACCTGCTCAAGCAGGGCAAAAGATACCGCCAGTGGGACGGATGCATGCTGACCGGGTTTGCCGAGATAGCCGGGGGACATAATTTCCGGGCTTCTGCCTGGGAAAGATATCGGCATAGATATATGCGTAAGGGAAAGTATATTTTTGACAAGCTTGGTGAGCTCGGATGCGTGGGCTGTGGACGGTGCGTCAGGGCCTGTACTGCCCGGATAGCCAATCCCAGGGAAGTTTACAATGATATCTGGGAGGCCATAAAGAATGAAATCTGA
- a CDS encoding FAD/NAD(P)-binding protein — protein MKSDFSPYVPRPATLVAKKELNEYVTLFEFAQDSGKPLAHRPGQFIQVSVYGVGEAPFSVSSPPRTDHHHFEIAVRRVGSVTNALHGLEVGAKIGIRGPYGSYFPMQKFVGQDFLFVAGGLGYIPLRSVLHYMLRHRDEFGKLTLLVGTRNPGERIFTDQLAEISKRSDLDVLETVDAPDEEWQGNVGVITTLFPKIRINPETTYVATIGPPVMYRFVIQECSKLGIPQDRIYVSLERRMKCGLGKCGHCQINGLNCCLDGPVFCYTEIAGLGEAL, from the coding sequence ATGAAATCTGATTTTTCCCCCTATGTGCCCAGGCCGGCCACCCTGGTGGCCAAAAAAGAACTCAATGAGTACGTCACCCTGTTTGAATTCGCCCAGGACAGTGGAAAGCCCCTGGCCCACAGGCCGGGTCAGTTTATCCAGGTCTCAGTCTACGGAGTTGGCGAAGCCCCGTTTTCAGTAAGTTCTCCCCCCCGCACCGACCACCACCATTTTGAGATAGCTGTGCGCAGAGTGGGTTCGGTCACCAATGCCCTGCACGGTCTGGAAGTTGGAGCAAAAATAGGGATCAGGGGTCCCTATGGTTCGTATTTTCCCATGCAGAAGTTCGTGGGCCAGGATTTTCTTTTTGTGGCCGGAGGTCTTGGCTACATACCCCTGCGCAGCGTACTGCATTACATGTTAAGACACCGGGATGAGTTTGGAAAGCTGACCCTCCTGGTAGGGACCAGAAATCCCGGGGAGAGGATATTTACGGATCAGCTGGCTGAGATCAGCAAAAGAAGCGATCTGGATGTTCTGGAGACCGTGGATGCACCGGATGAAGAATGGCAGGGAAATGTCGGAGTCATTACCACCCTTTTTCCCAAGATCAGGATCAATCCCGAGACAACCTACGTGGCCACCATAGGCCCGCCGGTCATGTACCGGTTCGTCATCCAGGAGTGCAGCAAACTGGGGATCCCTCAGGACCGGATCTATGTATCCCTGGAAAGAAGAATGAAGTGCGGCCTGGGCAAATGCGGGCATTGCCAGATAAACGGGCTGAACTGCTGTCTGGACGGCCCGGTGTTCTGTTACACCGAGATCGCCGGGCTGGGTGAAGCATTGTAG
- a CDS encoding Ni/Fe hydrogenase subunit alpha, translated as MTKAAAKEKKEKKSGSPAAAGPRKLEVKHLTRVEGHGNIIVKLDAKNHVQDCRWEIVEAPRFFEAMVQGRPYEDIHHIVSRICGICSIGHQLCSIQATEDAFGFNASEQTLELRKLALHAENLQSHLLHIGYLVLPDLLGVDSVLPLAQTHREELLNLVACRRVANEFSRLICGRTTHPQRLIPGGMEKIPTRAELQELQSKLEGSLSRMDRIVDLFAALADKWPDFKRPTEYVALVSPSEYALYSGEIGSSSDINRPASLYRQVTNEYCVPQSTAKWAKNTGESYMVGALARFNLNHRLLKPGARQAAQKLGLKAPEHNPYLNTVAQLVECVHSTEDSLEIIAGLLARGLKHETPPTIRVKAGKGVGAVEVPRGILIHSYEYSDEGRIISADCVIPTNQNHGNIQMDMDALKPMLSGLEPEAIELKLSMLVRGYDPCISCSTHLLDVSGTPARKLVKFVRV; from the coding sequence ATGACCAAAGCAGCAGCAAAGGAAAAAAAGGAAAAAAAATCTGGCAGCCCGGCTGCAGCCGGACCCAGGAAGCTTGAGGTCAAGCATCTGACCAGGGTGGAAGGTCACGGAAACATCATTGTCAAGCTGGATGCAAAGAACCACGTCCAGGATTGCAGATGGGAAATTGTGGAAGCCCCCAGGTTTTTTGAAGCCATGGTCCAGGGCAGGCCTTATGAAGATATTCATCATATTGTTTCCAGAATATGCGGAATCTGTTCCATAGGTCATCAGCTCTGCTCCATCCAGGCCACAGAAGACGCTTTCGGGTTCAATGCTTCGGAACAGACCCTGGAACTCAGAAAACTTGCCCTGCATGCAGAAAATCTGCAGAGTCATCTGCTGCATATCGGCTACCTGGTCCTGCCTGATCTTCTGGGCGTGGACTCTGTCCTGCCCCTGGCCCAGACCCACAGGGAAGAACTGCTGAACCTGGTGGCCTGCAGAAGGGTGGCCAATGAATTCAGCAGGCTCATCTGTGGCCGGACCACTCATCCTCAAAGACTCATACCCGGCGGCATGGAAAAAATTCCCACCAGGGCTGAACTGCAGGAACTGCAGTCCAAACTGGAGGGCAGCCTGAGCCGGATGGACAGGATTGTTGACTTGTTTGCGGCCCTGGCAGACAAATGGCCGGATTTTAAACGTCCCACAGAATATGTGGCCCTGGTTTCACCTTCGGAATACGCCCTGTATTCCGGAGAAATAGGCAGTTCCAGTGATATCAACAGGCCGGCCTCCCTGTACCGGCAGGTGACCAATGAGTACTGCGTACCCCAGTCCACAGCCAAATGGGCCAAGAATACCGGTGAGTCCTATATGGTGGGAGCCCTGGCCAGATTCAACCTCAACCACAGACTGCTCAAACCGGGTGCCCGGCAGGCTGCCCAGAAGCTGGGGCTCAAGGCCCCTGAACATAATCCCTATCTGAATACCGTAGCTCAGTTAGTGGAATGCGTGCATTCGACCGAGGACTCCCTGGAAATCATTGCCGGACTTCTGGCCAGGGGGCTGAAACATGAAACCCCTCCCACCATCAGGGTCAAGGCAGGAAAAGGAGTGGGGGCAGTGGAGGTTCCAAGGGGAATTCTCATCCACAGCTACGAATACAGTGATGAAGGCCGGATCATCTCTGCGGACTGCGTTATTCCCACCAACCAGAATCACGGCAATATTCAGATGGACATGGACGCTTTAAAACCCATGCTGTCCGGGCTTGAGCCTGAGGCTATCGAACTCAAGCTGAGCATGCTGGTCCGGGGATATGATCCCTGTATTTCCTGCTCCACCCATCTCCTTGATGTTTCTGGAACCCCGGCCCGGAAACTGGTCAAGTTTGTCCGGGTCTGA
- the cbiB gene encoding adenosylcobinamide-phosphate synthase CbiB, which yields MPENLALLLLVCYLADLFLGDPDRWPHPVRLLGTFLGQAESGARNSGQNLKVCGFVVLILGSFLVYWLTSLIISIPILGLVAALYLGYASLALGCLIRETRKVQKIIISGDLPRARKSLGLLVSRDTQELDEQGLYQALAETAAENYNDAFCAPFFYLSLLGVPFVWVYKLVSTMDSMWGYKNEKWKDLGLAGARADDILAYLPARLGFLSLVGAGFILGLGKKTAFSAMVRDARRTESPNAGWTMAGTAHLLGTRMGGRASYFGLAREKPLLGPGLENYSSAKIDQLVSLILTASFLYGSAFVALAALMAGF from the coding sequence GTGCCGGAAAATCTAGCCCTGCTTCTACTGGTCTGCTACCTGGCTGACCTCTTCCTGGGCGACCCGGACCGGTGGCCTCACCCGGTCAGGCTTTTGGGAACTTTCCTGGGGCAGGCCGAGTCAGGAGCCAGAAATTCAGGTCAGAACCTCAAGGTTTGCGGTTTTGTGGTCCTGATTCTGGGATCTTTTCTGGTCTACTGGCTGACCAGCCTGATCATATCCATTCCCATTCTGGGCTTAGTGGCGGCCCTTTATCTTGGTTATGCCTCCCTGGCCCTGGGCTGTCTGATCAGAGAAACCAGGAAGGTCCAGAAGATCATTATTTCCGGGGACCTGCCCCGGGCCAGAAAGTCTCTGGGTCTGCTGGTGAGCAGGGACACTCAGGAACTGGATGAGCAGGGGCTGTATCAGGCCCTGGCTGAAACAGCTGCAGAAAACTATAATGACGCTTTTTGTGCCCCATTTTTCTACTTGAGCCTGCTGGGCGTTCCTTTTGTCTGGGTATACAAGCTGGTGAGCACCATGGACTCCATGTGGGGCTACAAGAATGAGAAATGGAAGGATCTCGGTCTGGCCGGGGCCAGGGCCGACGATATCCTGGCTTATCTGCCTGCCCGGCTGGGTTTTCTCTCCCTGGTGGGGGCCGGATTCATCCTGGGCCTGGGGAAAAAAACCGCTTTTTCAGCCATGGTCCGGGATGCCCGCCGAACCGAGAGTCCCAATGCCGGCTGGACCATGGCCGGGACAGCCCACCTGCTCGGGACCAGGATGGGAGGCCGGGCGTCATATTTCGGCCTTGCCAGAGAAAAGCCCCTGCTTGGCCCGGGTCTGGAAAATTATTCTTCAGCAAAGATAGATCAACTGGTGAGCCTAATCCTGACCGCCTCTTTCCTGTATGGATCAGCCTTTGTAGCCCTGGCCGCTCTGATGGCCGGGTTCTAG
- a CDS encoding Lrp/AsnC family transcriptional regulator, which yields MIDEKDKRILKLLQKNSRISNAEIARRMNMAPSAILERIRKLEKKGIIKGYELRIDPKALGLSLTVITMVRTQEDVGSTRIGQELAMISDIQEVYFIAGEYSYMVKARVADTDALTGLLQQMGEVPGIRDTRTTFVLDTIKEEAGPDLEGSGLQPAE from the coding sequence ATGATCGACGAAAAAGATAAAAGAATACTGAAGTTGCTCCAGAAAAACAGTCGGATTTCCAATGCTGAAATCGCCAGGAGGATGAATATGGCGCCTTCAGCCATTCTGGAGCGGATTCGAAAACTTGAGAAAAAGGGGATCATCAAGGGTTATGAACTGCGCATCGACCCCAAAGCCTTGGGTCTGTCCCTGACGGTCATCACCATGGTCAGGACCCAGGAGGACGTGGGATCAACCAGGATCGGGCAGGAGCTGGCCATGATTTCTGACATCCAGGAAGTATACTTTATTGCTGGAGAATATTCGTACATGGTCAAGGCCAGGGTGGCGGACACTGACGCCCTGACCGGGCTTCTGCAGCAGATGGGGGAGGTTCCGGGAATCAGGGATACCAGAACCACATTTGTCCTGGACACGATCAAGGAAGAGGCAGGCCCGGACCTTGAGGGATCAGGGCTGCAGCCCGCAGAATGA